GCAAAGCCTTGGTCATAAAGGGGGATTAGGGGTTACAGATGGAGGGTAAATAAAGAACTAAAGCTCCATTGGACTACTGGGCGCCGTAAGAGGATGCACATGTCTTCCTTTCTGTGCCTGTCATGTGGAGAGCTTTGTATACGTTTgtgcaacaacaaaagagCAAAAGCCCGCAAAGCAAAGCGTGGAAATGAAATGATGGTGGAAAAAGGAGGGGAAATGAAAGGAAAGCCGGCGAGGAAATGCGAGTAATTAGCTGTGTTTTGGAGCAATAATTCGGGCTTGTGTATATCTGTCGTTTGGATCAGGCCACGGAGAACTTGGCAGAGCTTTCCGAGCGTTATCTCCTTTGCCTAGTGCCCTAGCCTTGTcatctttaattttttttggcagccTTTGGAATCTGTTGCTACCAAACAACTGTTGTTCTGAATCTTTATTCCTTATCGGCGCTAAGCTGCACGCTAGTCCCTTTTTATGTGGTAATCCAGACTAGGCTAGATAGTTTTGTGTGTTCTGCCTGCGTAAAAAGAGAGCATCTCCTTCTTTCCAGGCAGCCCCTCTCCgtcttttactttttttaCTGGCACATATTCTCTCCGAAGAGTATTTTTTCTGCGGCTGACCACTAAAGGTTTTCATACGACGACTCtgccttttttctcttttgaaaaaaataaaataacataTGGCTCTATCAAACTAGACTATGTCCAATTTAATACtgcctccgatccataataggTGATCGGAGGGTGTAACTATTAGCAGAAACGAACGAATGATCAAGCACTTTTTTGAGGGAAGAATGATCCAGAAATCAATCAAGAACACGCTCGTCCGGACCTTCTCATCGTAATTACATAGAAGAAGTAAGAAGAATAGCAAGTTGGTTTTGAAGAACTGACCTTGAATTACATACCCAGGCGCGCAAAAAAATCGGCAGGCAGCAGTGACGAAACTAGTGGAGAATCCGATGCTTGCAACCTGGAGCtgctgcagaagaagaaagaagcgTGGAAGGAATCAGCTGAGGCCGGGAGGTTGTGAGGCAAGGAAGGGAACGCATCTCTGTAGCTTGCGCTCCCGACCACGCACGCacgggaaggaaggaaggaaaagaaaaggccctAGATCGAACCCAATGCGCTCTCCTTTGTTTGCGTATATACCTACCGGCCGTCTTGCGGTTGCGGCCTCACGCATCGGCAACTATATATAATAACGGAACCGATACTCGAAAAGGGATTTAGGAATTGCTACTGATAACTTGGAATATGTGCGACGACGAGCGGGAATGCATGCGGCAGCTGTTGCAATCTTGCTCTGGTTACGTTTCCAGTTTCTTTTTCAATGTGCTCCCTCGGTTCAGAAATAAGCGATTTAAATCTttacaaatccaaatccaagtcacttgtTTCCGGACAAAGAGAGTGCCGATTGTTATGGTTATGTTTCTATATGGTAAtgcaaagaaaggaaaggtAAACGGCCGGGGCCAAGATCTCAGGACGATGCATGCGTGGATGATCCTGGCTTCATGAGAGCAAGGAAGGCGATCGATAGAGCGAGGGACTCACGATCGATAGAAGAAGAAGTAAAGGCCTCCTCGAGCCGATGGTCTCCTGGCGCCCGGGACGTAGGAAGGTCGAAGCTTCGAGCTCTGCGTCAATGGCGCGCCGCCGTGGTGCTGCTACGTCTCGTTGCTTGCGTTCAACACgtaggagaaggaggagacgatgCTGGGGGGAGAGAGATATCTGGAGAGAAGAAGGCGGTTTTATTCCCGCCGCAAAAACCTGTTCGCGGCGCCTGTTTTACTCTGCCTTCTCTCgctcttttatttccttctccttttcttttctggtggCTCGTGATGGCACGCGCACTCCTTCAAACCGCCGCCACGGGCACCACGGCCTCCACCCGCTTGGCTCCTCTCAAATTGTGCAAATTGTGCGCGGTGGATAGTAACTACGCAAAAAAATTCGCATCCTTCGAAGTCTCTTTCGAGGAAGGGAAAAGATGTGGAGCCGGTTGACCCCCCGGTGTGACCCACGAGATCCTAcactgctgctgcctgcagGCACCTGTCCGCCGCTCGCACAACAAGCCTTTGGTTTTAttcgtgcgtgtgtgtgtcaGGAGGAGAAGGATGCCACACAAACTTGTTTTACGCCCAGACAATTTTGTATCCAAAAAAACTCGCACCGCGGGCGGAAACGGCAGATATGAGGCGGAAAATTACAGTCACGCAGTGTTCGGGCTCTCCGCTTTCCGCCACAAGTGCAGCggatatttttttctctccctcgCCTCTGTCGTCCGAGTACAGGTGACAGGTGCCACAGATTCTACGATATCAGGTCCGTAAGTGCACCCCGCTGGCTCGCCACGTTCTGTATGGTGTTGCCAAGACTGGGACCATGGCCATGCTTAGAAtcctgtgtattttttttaaagaaaatgtTGGTGCTTAATTAACTGTTTTGTTGTTGAAAAGTCCcatgttttttagttagataGATATCAGTCGGCGTGTTTGGCCgttggatcttaatccaaGGGCTGCACGTGAGAGAAGTGAAAGTGAAGATGGTATCTACATCAACTGAGGTTCATGtcatttgcttaaaaatcagacgCCTAGAATATAATCGCACCCCATTTAACTACTTACAAAGTTAAACTAAACATCTTTTCATGGTTAAAAATATACATATTACATCAAGCAGccttgaaaacaaaaaatccaaCCAGGGTCTTTACATGAGCATATTGTCATTTATCTACAGCCGAGATTTTTCAACTCTGTATCTGATCAACTGCTTCTCTATATAGGTCAGTGAGGCCATCCATAGAAGCTCAGTCGGGTAACACAGAGAAACCCACTACCCAAAATGCACAAGAGTAAGATCGCTAGAgctgagaagaaaaaaaacagcacaAGGCAGAAGCAAATCGAGAGGAAGAACCGAAGAAGAAAGGGCCGGTTcaggagaaggaagaattGGCTAAGCTAAAATTTCGGCTGTAGGCAAATTGAAAACAGCCGAGTGGCCATTAACAGAACCGTTTTTTCATTGTTTCTCCATGCTGGACAGCACGGAGTTACGCAACAAGCTGCGGATATATAGTCCACCAAAGACAAGTGGCAAGACATAACCAGCCAGCCTGCATCATGTTTGGCTCTCCCAAGTCCCATCGTCATAATAGGCTCTTGGAGTCCCTAAAAGTCCAAACATGATGTTGGCCTGTGGTCTCTTTACTACCCATATATGTCCGTGATATCGTAGTTTGGGGGTTCAAGGCAGTGAGTTGACCACCGACCGAACCGTGCGCCACCACTCAACTGGCCACTCATCTTCCACTCAATTCGTATGTACAATCCACTTTGTTCATGCATGTATGAAGTAGTACATGTGTGGTGAAATAAAGTAAAGTAACTGCATGCAGGGGTGCTGTGCATCACCGATATGATCGATATTATATTATCCAGCTTAATTAACAAGATAAAAGTATACGCGGCGACATGGTTAGCACTAGCACGAAGACGTGGACTGGAgcacgtgcatgcatgcatttataTTAACAAGGGCGTTTGCAGGGATGGGAAATCCAACATGCAATGGCTCTCTTACCCCTTGTTCGGTGTTAGTGTATATTTGAGTCTTGTTTGATGTTATATTGTAATTTTTTAGTCACTAACGTTCACCCAAAACACTCAAAAccccaaaacactagtgtttttctaagaaaaacactagttttttttcgtttcataaagattggcacggatttgaacTAGTACTATGAgaaatgttttaatttggtacaaatGTTTTTGTGAGGAAAAACTAGAAATAATCCCTTCTAAACccttcctaccaaacaacccATTGGGTTGCTATTGCTAGTGTTTTTTAATTTGAAATGATACCTAAAAAACACCCTAAAAATTCTAttaccaaacaaggccttagGTTTTGTTAATTTTTCAGGGCAATGGCTAGATCTCTAAACCTTCCCAAGATTTAATTCGTCGGAGAGACAAGCATGCGCCTTTTTCTGTCCAAGCAAGATTAGCTAGTTGCTCAATTCGTTTCTTTAACTCTAGTAAGGAAAGTTCGTATTCCATCGTGGGCAGGGTACAGGGTACGTATTCGTATTCGGGGCTGGCCGACTTGCcgagattttaccgatctccCTGAGATCTCCTAGGGTGGCACGTGGTTTCCCACTTCCCATCGGAAACTTGAGCTTGTTTCGGATGCACGGATTATTTCATGGACCAAAACAGGAAAAAAGACAAGACAAGCAACTAGCACGTGTGTGAGCATGCGACACATGCTCCCGAATAAGAGATCGAATTCattcagaaaaacaaaaggctcAAGTTCGAAGCCAAGAATTTCAGACGTgaaccaaaaacaaaaaagaaaccaaGTGCTGAATCTTTTGCTCAAGTACtgccgggccgctgctgggcCGAAGGAGAGACCCAGGCAGACATCTAGTCCTGAAAGAAGCAGAAACTCAAAAAACGGAGGTTTGCCCCATCCTGCGCTGAATGGGCCTAACTTCTGTCAACTCCAGAATTAGACCAGTGCCGTTCTAAAAGGCCTGCCATCTTTTGGTAAAGAAAAAGGCCTGCCATCCTTAATcgtaattaaaaaaagaggTGTACAAGAATTTCGGAAGGTGCTCTGTATTTATTGCCTGATCGGTGTGTGTACGTTATTGGATAACATGCCAAACGCTATTCTCACTGTTGCATAATGTACGTGGCACTGTTCGTGGCACAGGATTGGAATGAGAATCGAGAATGGCCAGCGGTATTGGATTCGTCACTACTGTATCGAGTGGAGGATCGCACTAGTATTGTTTCAAATCTTTCCAGAAAAGTATTTGTACTCCTATAAAATTTCAATGGATAATGCCATCTATTATTTCAACCTTTTCTATAGTACATTTTTTCTTACATTTGTATCTGCTGCAATAGACCGAGATGATAATGATCTTTTGTCACTAAAGTTGAAATGAAACTATTAGCAAGACGTATATgataatactctctccgtctgaCTTTTAtttcatgtatgtagacgtttTTCATagttgggcaaatttgagttacttaatatggaacggaacGGAGCGAGTAATTTTTTACTTTCACTAAATGACAGGTATTTGGCTagttgtttaaaaaaaaaaatcgatgaGCTGCATTTCCCTTCAGTGCCATCGGCCATGCTTGCTACTAGTATGATGCTATAACCGGCAAAAGGTGCGCAACGGTCGTCTCGGACGCAATCAGATGATGATATCcatccttttttattttttctcacCCTCAAAAGAACCAAAGGGTGACCTGACCGGACCGACCAGTGCGTGGGCACTAGCAGTCCAGCACTCGTCAATCCACCGCACCTCATGAGCTTCAGCGAGTAatttaactttgaccaaaGTGAGTGTCACTACTACGACTGTACTCCAGGATGCATTCATGCAGATAACACCCATGCCAGACTACTATACTTAAACAGCAGTCACAATCACATGCTTTTGGCTAGAGCAAAGCAAGGTTAAAGAGCAATGATAATAATAACCCCCTAACTTGGATTGGAATCTCAAAGCTGTCAACCTCTGCTCCTCCAGAAACCGGCAGATATTCCAGATTACGGAACAGTGGATCTAATAAAGAATAAACAACTGTAAACATCACGGTGGCAGCGGCTGCAGAAGACGGTTGCTTCTGGAAGAATTCTCCGGGATCAGAAGCGTTTCTTGGGAgaaaaacaataatatcatCTTCTTGGCAAGGCTTCTTCAGAAGCAAGCAGCACATGGCAGGAAATCCAGGATCTCACCAGCACCTCGACCACGCCTTTCAGAGAAAATGACACTGGCAAACCTAAGGAAAGTTGCACCGACCTCTGATGAACTTTTCTAGCTTTTGTATATTCTCTCGAATGTGTTTCTAAACCATAAAGCAACCGTATAAAGTGGTTCCAATATTTTGCTGCTAAAATCGCTGTAGGACCAATGAGATGGAActcaaatgtatctcattcaAGGTATGAATGTGGGGCACTAGAACTGTAGGGCTACTGGACAGCAGACGCAGCCATTTGATAATTCTAGGATGATCCTTGGGAGGAAATTTGAATAACAAAGCCCAAATCCTTGTAAATATTCAGAACCAGCTTAAGTAGGCAGAAAGTTGATATGAAAGCAGAGGCCAATGAGAAACCATTCGAATTTTTAGAGCAGCAGCAAGTTTTCCCCTAATTATTCAGAACCACCCTaagcaaaacaagaacaaggtTTGGGAGCTTGCTACTCTGGCAAAGTGCAATGAACCAGAAGCAACAAGTTTACATCACAACACAGCAAAATGGATAAAAGGAAGAAGACTATTGGTCGAGGGAAAGTGGATTGCAACATAATCAACATTAGTAATATCTAAAAAGGAAGAACTTAAAGAATGCAGAGTAAATAATATAAGAATTGAATTAACCAAATGTAAGTGTGATACAAACAAAGGATGGAATAACACTCTTCTAAACTTATGCCTGACTGAATTTAACTGAACTGAACTCATGATTCTCTCTATACATCTCACATGTATCCCTGCGCCTACGATCCACTCCCAAATCATCCCTCTGTCTGTCCCTCTCAAACTCTTATTATTCACAACCCAATTAGCTTTCAATCTGCAGCCCAAATTCTTCCACCTCCAATCCCTTTCAACACTACAACATCACAAACTGTTTTGATGCGCAGAACCGGCAACGACAAACCATAATCAAGAAAAAGTTTTGCGCACCTCACTGCACGAAAGTAGCCATCAATCAAGAACACTAGCAGCTAAAGCATGACAATGACCACGTAAATTGTTGTCCAATGACGAGAGGTGAGGAGTGAGAGCTAAACCATGTATTTTCCTTCAAATATGCTTGTTCTTTCGGAGAATCCTATCACTGCCGTAAGGGCGGTGGGGGTGATCCATATTCTGCTCGGGAGACGGGTGGCAATGGGCCAGGGTAAtagggtggcggcggtggcaatGCTGGTGTTGGACAGGCACagggcggtggtggtgggcaAGTTGGATGAGGATGCGGATGCGGGGCAGGAGGGGGCGGTGAATGGTGGTGGAcaggcgcgggcggcggtggtgaGTGGTGGTGGActggcgcaggcggcggcggtgaatGGTGGTGGACCGGCGCAGGCGGTGGTGGTGAGTGGTggaccggcgccggcggcggaggcgatggtggaggcggcgatggGGGTGGAGGTGAGGGGGGCGGTGATGGTGGGGGTGGagaaggtggtggtggtgatggagaaggtggtggtggagatggCGAAGGCGGTGGAGGTGACGGCAGAGGCGGGGATGGTGGAGGCGGAGAAGGGGGAGGCGGAGATggcgatggaggcggcggcggaggcacaGGCGGGACGAATGGCTTGCACTGGAACGCCGCGCAGTtgacgggcgggcgggcgtAGAAGGCGGAGCACTGCTGCGGCGGCCGCTGTGCGGGGCGGTTCGGCAGGCAGTTCCTCCGGTCGCCGTCCCGGGGCACGACGCGCGCGCACGAGGGCGGCTTCCCCGTGAAGAAGTTGTAGGCGAAGGTGAAGTTCTTGAGCCGCGGCAGCGCGCACACGGCCTGCGGGATGGGTCCCGAGAGCAGGTTGTGCGCGAcgttcagctgctccaccttCCTCAACCCGGCCACCTCGGGCGGCAGCGGGCCGGCGAGCCGGTTGTGGCTGACATCGAGCACCGTGAGCTCCCTTAAGCGGCCGATctccggcggcaggcaggaATCCAGCCCGTTGTTGATGAGCAAGATCTCGTTGAGGGTGCCGGACATGTTGGCGACGCTGGCCGGGAGGCAGCCGCCGAAGGTGTTgtgggcgaggacgacgacggagACGGGGGAGTTGCCGATGTTATCCGGGAGGTTGAAGCGGAACCGGTTGTGGTTGAGGAAGATGGCGTCGAGCGGCCTGTCGAAGAGCTTGCTGGGGACGACCCCCTCGAACTCGTTGAACCGGAGGTCGAGGAACCGGAGCGCGGGCATGGAGAGCACGACCTCCGGGAAGGGACCCACGAAGCGGTTGTTGCTGAGGTCGAGctcgtggaggaggcggaggcgggcgaggGCGCGCGGGAGCACGCCGCAGAAGCGGTTGGAGTTGAGGTGGAGCAGCGCGAGGTCGGAGAGGAGCCCCAGCTCCGGGGGCAGGTACCCCGCGATGTCGCCGTGGTTGAGGTCGATGCCCgcgacggcgaggccggcCGACGGGTCGGAGGGCGGCGACGCGCAGAAGACGCCTGTGTAGTTGCAGACCTCGGGCCCGGACCAGTCGGCGGTGAGGTTCCGCGGGTCGGAGAAGATGGCCCGCTGCTTCCACGTCTGCAGCGCCACGTAGGCCTCCCGGATGCGGCGGCTCGGGAACCGCCACGACGGatccacctccaccgccgccgctgacgccATTaccccttcgccgccgcctccatcgccGGAGaaatccgccgccgcgccgcagcacaaggcggcgagggcgacgagTAGCAGCAGGAGTAGCGCACCGCCCCTCATCTCATCTCCGGCGCAATGGCGAGCGAGATCCCCGTGCTGGTCGGTCGGTCTTCTCTTGGGGCTCACTCGAGAGGAGAGGAGTGGAGTacggaggaagggagaggaggaagaggatggatACAGCTAGCTATAAACGCGCACACAGCTCAACGCGTCCGAGGAGCGGACGAAAGAGAAGAGCCCTGGCAGTGGGGCCCGGGCTGTCGGTGGGGTCAAGCTGGTGCTTGCGCGTGGGAGGGGGTACGTGTACGTGTAGCAGAAGGGAACGGtggggcgcgcggcggcggagccatTTATGGTGGGGCTGTGCTATGGGTCCCCCGCGTTTCTCTCTGGGTTCCTGACCGATGCAGGGTGAAAGGCGAGCGACACGGCGGAGTAAAAGCAGCATgtctgagagagagagagagaggaaactGCCCCCGCGTGGACACACTTCAAACTGCCCAAATACCGCggccttgtttttttttccgtaaaCGTTTGGAGTAAACTATGTACGACGAAATAAGAAGAAAGCAACAAGTATAGAGGCACCGGTagtgaaacacaacaaaaaaaaaacatgaagatGCACTAGCGGATTGAGCatggggagaggaggggaacAACGGGTTAACATCCAGCAAGCAGTTTGTGTACCTCCGTGTGAGGTTTTGTGCCTCGCGACGGCATCTTGAACTCCTGACGGTAGTGGCGATCGGCGGCGTATGGAATATTGCTCTCCCCGCCTCAGCCCCGTCCACGGTGCACTCAATCATCTTATGTTCTCATCAATTGAGATGAGCATCtcatgcaaatactcaaaaaaCAATGAGGCTAGTGCAACTTGTGCAGCTCCGATCTTCTGAATTTTCATCACCAATGACATGGTTAAATATCAAGATACGGATGACGAATCTAACAAGTTTATTAGCAATCTTTGTCGTCGTTTTTTATTTCAGTTTTGTCGATCGTTTGTATTTTGTACTAGTATTATGTTTTTtaaatcaataaagccagatgtGTGTAAAAATTTAATAAGGAAACACTTTTCCTGTCAAAAAAGTTGAAGAAACAATATATTGGTACAATATTCTTTCTTTATTgctttacaaaaaaataatatagaAAATGAATCTGTACACTGCGCTGACTGATGATGGGAGGCTGCACAGTACCGTACCGGTCAAAAGGAGGATCAATCCAACGTCTCAGAACAACCACATTAAAAAATCCGTGAATCTAACGACCTATCCACTGGATTTCGCATTTGTTTAACCTGCacagctgctgctgttctCCCTCTCACCTGGGACTGAAACATAATCGTGCTAGATTGACCATTTTACCCTCTGATCCGCTTTCGGCTCGACAGCAGGGTGTTACGGTCATTTTGGTCACGTCGTGGTCCATTGCGAGAGAATGGCCGAGATAGCACGGCACCCGGTCCATGTGCAGGGAGGGCTCTGGGGGCCCATACTGTAGGCCACGTGGGCCGCGGCCCGGATGACACGTCGGCGTCGAGGCGCCTTTACGCGCtgctgccgcgccgcgcctccgtcCGCCCGTGAGTGGGCCCGGCCGGAGATGGAATAGTACTACGTACCGGAGTTTAATTAGGCAGATTCGTAGGTCTCTCGTCCTGTGGTTGGCGAATTAACGAGGGCGTTTGAATGCGTGATTAAATAACGAGCACGGCACCTATATGTTTACGAGATTCCAAACCCAAACCCAAACCCAAACCACAGGTCGATGGATTCAGTATTGAGAGTGcagtatatatgcatgcatgtggatgCCTAGCTAAACAAAGTCGTGGTCGTTGAGAACTTGAAACCTTAAATTCAAGCCCCAAATTTCGTCTAGTTACGGAGAGTAGCATGTTACCGCTAGCTGACGACACACTGCACTGTGTCCTTGCTGACCATGAATCACTGAAATGGAGCTGAGCTATGCGTGTCGGAGGGCGGATGAGAGCTCGCCTGAGCCACTGCTGGTCCACCCTGACAGCGCAGGCTGGCTAAACGAGAGAAACTTTCTACGTATTCTCTAGCCGGAACGTATCTACTCCTAGCTAGCCTACGACTTACGTACCCCTACACCCGGCCAGCCGGGGTACTTGCATCATATCCCATTTTACGGGCGCCGCTACTAGCGCTAGACGTACGTACACGTATACGCACGGCGTGCTTAATTTCCGATCGTCAATGAGACATCGATCTCTAGCTGCAAATGCGGGCTTGCATTTAAACCAGAGGATGAAACCAGCTACGGCCTGCAAACAAAGGTACCggggtagtagtagtagtagtacggGGTAATGTTAAGTACACGGTCAGAGGGTGTTGTGATTTGTGAACCACGTACACCGTAAAATTATTGGGCTATCTCGAAAGCGACTGAGAATCAACTTTTTCTAAATCATGGCCAAGAATCATCCACTTTAGACATTGGGATTCAGACTGAAAATTGATTATTTTTCAGTAGTGTTCTGAGCTCCGATATCGTCATGTCGGCACTCGGAAAAAAGAGATAAGAAGCTCCACATCAGAACAAAC
The Brachypodium distachyon strain Bd21 chromosome 2, Brachypodium_distachyon_v3.0, whole genome shotgun sequence genome window above contains:
- the LOC100826330 gene encoding leucine-rich repeat extensin-like protein 3 → MRGGALLLLLLVALAALCCGAAADFSGDGGGGEGVMASAAAVEVDPSWRFPSRRIREAYVALQTWKQRAIFSDPRNLTADWSGPEVCNYTGVFCASPPSDPSAGLAVAGIDLNHGDIAGYLPPELGLLSDLALLHLNSNRFCGVLPRALARLRLLHELDLSNNRFVGPFPEVVLSMPALRFLDLRFNEFEGVVPSKLFDRPLDAIFLNHNRFRFNLPDNIGNSPVSVVVLAHNTFGGCLPASVANMSGTLNEILLINNGLDSCLPPEIGRLRELTVLDVSHNRLAGPLPPEVAGLRKVEQLNVAHNLLSGPIPQAVCALPRLKNFTFAYNFFTGKPPSCARVVPRDGDRRNCLPNRPAQRPPQQCSAFYARPPVNCAAFQCKPFVPPVPPPPPPSPSPPPPSPPPPSPPLPSPPPPSPSPPPPSPSPPPPSPPPPSPPPSPPPPSPPPPSPPPPAPVHHSPPPPAPVHHHSPPPPAPVHHHSPPPPAPVHHHSPPPPAPHPHPHPTCPPPPPCACPTPALPPPPPYYPGPLPPVSRAEYGSPPPPLRQ